The window CCGCCGCAGCGGAATAACCGAAGTTACCTGATTGAGTCAACTCATCGCATGGACTAACTATACCACGTATATTGAACCACGACAAGCTTTATTTTTATATACAAATTTTATTTATCTTAATTTGTTTCAATCTCGCTTCCTGTAAACAGATTGATTCCATCACCAGTATTGAGCAATTTCTTTTGGCTCATATACAAAGTAACTCCTATGGTGAGAATCTGAACGCCTTTATCTCAACCCCTACTTATTTTTAAACAGATGGAACTTCTTCTAATTCTTTTTCTTCCACAGATCCAGTTTGTTTTTGGATACCAATGCCCGTAAATCCACAGAAAACAGTAATCACTGGACAAAGTAGACAGAAGAAAGCAAAAGGTAAGTAGTCAACTGTTTGAATTCCTAACGCTCCAGCAATGAATACACCACTCACACTCCAAGGAACTAACGAATTAACAACCGCACCTGAATCTTCTAGAACTCGTGACATTGCTAGTGGGTGTAAACCTGCTTCATGGAAAGATTTTTTAAAGGCTTTTCCTGGCAAAATGATTGATAGGTATTGCTCTCCAACTAACAAATTCACGCCAATACAAGAAAGCGCAGTAGCCAGAATTAATTTTCCTGTTGAATTTAACGATTTAGAAATTGGTGCCATTACGGAATCAATAATTTTAAATTCAACCAATAGTCCACCTAGTGCTAATGCTAAAATAATCAAGGAAATCGACCACATCATGCTTTGCACACCACCACGAGATAACAAAGCATCAATGCTAGCATCTCCTGTTTTAGAAATAAAACCATCTTGCATAATACCAGAAATCGTTGTAAAATCAATAGCTGGATTCTCAATCACCATCATCACGACTGCAACAATAATGCTTAATAATAACGTTGGAATTGCTGGAACTTTACGCCATGAACAAATGAACATGACTAGAATAGGAATAATCGCAAAGATATTCACTGAGAAATTAGTCGTTAAGACTTCAATTAACTTAGTAATATCCGCCGTATCAGCATGCGTTTGACCAGATCCTAAAATAAAGAAGAGAACTAATGAAATCAATAGCGCTGGGACGGTCGTCCACATTAAATTCTTAACATGACGGAATAAATCCACGCCTGAAACAGCTGCCGATAAATTCGTACTATCTGATAATGGTGACATTTTATCACCAAAAACCGCTCCCGAAACAATTGCTCCTGCTACTAACGCTGGGCTAAATCCCATTGAAGTTCCCATTCCTAAAAGTGCAATTCCCACCGTTGAAACAGTTGTAAAAGCACTACCAATCGAGGTTCCAACAATTGCACAAATAATAAAAACAGATGGAACAAAAATACCAGGATTTAAAATTTTAAAACCAAATACCATCATTGATGGTATCACGCCAGCGGCGATCCAGACACCAATTAAAGCTCCAATTAAAATAAAAATAATCATTGGTACAAGTCCCGTTGAAATCCCTTCTTGAATTCCTTTATGAATACTGTCCCAAGAATGTTTTCTAAATTTCCCCCATAAAATCAATAACCCAATGGCAATAATTAAAGGTGTTTGTGGTGCCACTCCGAATTGAATCACACTAACCCCAATAATCACTAATAATAATAACAAAATACCTGCTGCTTCTTTAAATGATTGTTGCTTTTCCATCATAACATCTCTCCTAAATAATTTTTTTTAATTCGATTATTTAAAACAGACGATACCCACTAATTCCTCCAGTTGTAAATCGTAACTTCCACATATTCTAACTCCCCTTTCTGATAATCTCGTTAATGAAACATAGAGATCCTTTAAATACAAAAAATCCCTGCTGTAGTCTACAAACAACTACAACAGGGACGAATTTATAATTTCGCGGTACCACCCTAATTAGAAATAATTTCTTATTCCTCACTTCATTGGTGTAACGGACCTCTCCGTCTTTAGCTTTTAGGTAAAGAAGCTCCAAATCCGTAATTCAAATAATTATCTCGATTGGTTCGCAGCTACCACCAATTTTCTGTAACAAAGAGAATTATTCTACTTCGATTCTTCAACGCGTTAAAGTATTCGTGTATCTTGTTGACTATATTAGCACGATAATTTTTATTGGTCAATG is drawn from Carnobacterium gallinarum DSM 4847 and contains these coding sequences:
- the nhaC gene encoding Na+/H+ antiporter NhaC, with product MEKQQSFKEAAGILLLLLVIIGVSVIQFGVAPQTPLIIAIGLLILWGKFRKHSWDSIHKGIQEGISTGLVPMIIFILIGALIGVWIAAGVIPSMMVFGFKILNPGIFVPSVFIICAIVGTSIGSAFTTVSTVGIALLGMGTSMGFSPALVAGAIVSGAVFGDKMSPLSDSTNLSAAVSGVDLFRHVKNLMWTTVPALLISLVLFFILGSGQTHADTADITKLIEVLTTNFSVNIFAIIPILVMFICSWRKVPAIPTLLLSIIVAVVMMVIENPAIDFTTISGIMQDGFISKTGDASIDALLSRGGVQSMMWSISLIILALALGGLLVEFKIIDSVMAPISKSLNSTGKLILATALSCIGVNLLVGEQYLSIILPGKAFKKSFHEAGLHPLAMSRVLEDSGAVVNSLVPWSVSGVFIAGALGIQTVDYLPFAFFCLLCPVITVFCGFTGIGIQKQTGSVEEKELEEVPSV